A segment of the Symmachiella macrocystis genome:
CACGCAACATCGCCGAAGGCTCATCCTGAAACGGAAGCACATAGCGTCCAATCACTGCATCGAAACGCGTCTCGAACGTCATCTCCGCAGGATTGCCTTCCAGGAATTGAATGTTACTGAATCCGCGGTTTTGAGCCGCCTGGGTCGCTGCTGCAACCGCAGCGGGAGCCTTATCCGTGCCGAGTACGATCCCGGCTTCACCAACCAGTTCAGCAGCAAGGAACGCGACTTCTCCGGCACCGCTTCCGACGTCAAGAATGCGCATGCCTCGTTTGACACCAGCATCAAGTAGGAACTGCCTCGTATCCGGCTCAAGGAATCGCGCTTGGGCGCGAAGGCGATTGAGTTCATGATCGGAGTGTCCTAGGATGTAAGGTTGATTCGAATTTCCTTTGTCATTGCTCATAGTTTGCTTCAAGGCGCTGCCCATCGATAGGTTTAAGCGGCTCTCGTTAGAGGGCTATAAATCCTGGATTCATGATGCCCGCAAGTCCTCTTTGACGTAATAAAGAGGACGTCCGAGTTCGACTGACTGCAATGGAGATAGACTCCAAGTGAAATAGCCGTAACGATTTGTTTCACACCTTCATGCCTGAAGGGTCGTGTCAACTCGATAATCATCATGGCCTAATTACAATAGTGACACCGTTCGGAATCAATACCGATTGCGAACTGGCGAATGCTGAACTTGAATTTGTAATAAGCCCTTCGTGCGGCGCGGAATTTACACTACCTAAGCGCCGTATCAGCGTGCTGTTCCTCGGCCATTCTCTTCAGGGTGACACGGTCCACTTTGCCTGCGGGATTCACAGGCATCTCCCTAAGAACCACGATCTCCTCAGGCGCTTTGTACCCGACCCGCTCGCGAGCGAAGCGAATGAGCGCCTGGCTGGTCGGTCGTGCTGCGTCGTCTCGCAAGGTAATATAGGCCCGCACATTCTCCCCGTGCACGAGATTGTATACGCCCACGACACCTACGGTCTCCACAGCAGGATGTTCGAGTAGCGCCTCCTCCACCTCCTGAGGGGCGATGTTGGAGCCATCGTGCACAATAATCTGCTTCTTGCGACCGCGAAACCAAAGATAACCGTCATCATCAATCCTCATCTGATCGCCGGTATCAAGCCAGCCGTCCTGGAATGTGACTTCCGTCGCCTCTGGCTGATTCCAGTACCGCACCATATCGGACGGTGACTTGATCCATAGGCGACCGTCTTCACCAGCAGCCAGCTCCTTACCGTTCTCATTCCGAATCGAGGCTGCATAGCCGGGATTGAGCGTTCCGATCGAACCGAGCTTGTTGAGGCCCGAGGGAGGATTGAGCGTGGCCCAACCGATCTCGCTCATGCCGTAGCCCTCGTCAATCCGGAAACCCGCTAGCTCCGTAAATTCCCGCTCCAGTTCGGCTGAGACCTTGTCCCCACCGGAGACGCAGAGCCGTAGCGAGGTGAAATCCTCTCTCGTTGCGCCGTTGTCCCGTGCCAAGCTGAACAGTGCAGCGGGCAACATCATAAGCACCGTCGGCCCGTCCTTGCGGAGAACCGACAACAGCTCGTCACCGTCGAAGGTCCGCGCGATACTGATACGCGCCCCTGCGGCAACGGCTGCCAACGATAGGCTGAGGCCAGCGATATGGGAGAGCGATGAGCCCGGGAGCACTATGTCATTCTGCGTAAGCTCGAAGCTTTCTATAATACTTGCGACGAGCCAGCCAAACGTCTCAAAGGAATGCGTCACCCCTTTTGCTGGGCCGGTGCTGCCCGATGTGAAGAAAATAATTGCCGGCGCTGCCGGATCGGGCGCGCGAAGCTCAATAGCGGGAGGATCTTGTTTGATGAATGCCTCGTAGGTCCGGCTGCGCCCGTCGCTGGCCCCATAGCCTATTACTCCCAGCGGTAGTTTGGCCGCGAGCTTCGTCTTGGCGATGTCGGCGTCACGTTCCGCGTGGGCCAGCAGGATCGAGGCTTCACTGACCTCAAGCGCATGGTCAATCTCAGGCGCTTGATAGCGGTAGTTAAGCGGCGTGGCCACGAGCCCCGCCTTCACGCACGCGATGTAATGCACCAGAAGCGCATCGCAGTTTGGCATTAGCGAAGCAACTCGATCCCCGGCCTGCAGTCCCAGTCCAAGCAGGTTGGCCGCCAGACGGTCGCTCGCGCGGGACAGATCGCGCCACGTGTCCTGCTTATCCAGCGAGGCAATCGCAACACCGTCTGCATTTGACTCCAGGCCTCGGCGAAGCAGATCGAAAAGTTGGAACGGCTTGTCCAGCGGTGATCCTGACAGCGGCATCACTTCCTCCTAATTGGTTCGATAGTTTTGACTGCCTTCCCGACACGAAGGCCATCCTATTGTCTCCGAAAAGCAGGGCATTGCCCATGACCGCGTAGTTCAGGCATACCTACCGTAGATTAGTGAAGGCCAACGATTCCGGCTTTAGCGTATTGTACGATGCTTTCGAGTCGCCTCGCTCAATTGCGATCAGCATGTCAGTAAGGCGACCGCCATCATTCATAGCCTCCTACGATACGCTGATAGCGCCTCATCATCAACGGCTGGATATTCTGGGCGCCGCGAAGACGGATGGCCGTATGTGCTTGAATCCAATGATTCACAAAAGGAAGTTATTTGAGCCGTACAGCGCGAGGACGATCGATATGTCAGTTTCAGGGCTGCACGAATGCGATAAATTCATCTCGTCAATCAACAAGCCATCATCCCGTTTAATATGATGGAGATGGGACACCTGCATTGGCGGCGAAATCCTTCCACAACCGCCGCTGTTTGCGCCAATCGGTAACGGCAACGATCACCCGCAGATCTCGCTCGGTCAGCGTATCCTTCCCTTGCTCCATCGGGGGCAAGAACAAAAGCGCCTCCTGAATATCCGGCGCCAGATTGAGCAGGTTCATGATCTGCGTGACCCGCGCTCGGCTGACGTGCCCATGCGCCGCCAGTTCGGCTGGTTGGCCAAAACGACATTGCGATCAGAGGAATTCCTATCTTGCAAAACTGCTGCCAACGAGCGAAAATTGCCGCATCCTAAATAACGAGCCGCGACGATGGATTCAACACCGCGGCGGCTCTCATCACGGAACCCTATGTGGGAGGGCATCGACGTGACTGATCACGATGCTAACACAGCCGCCGCCATCGTGCTAGATCGCACTCACCACCGTCGCACTTTTGCTACAACCAAGGCGTGGGGTTGCGCAGCTACCACGTGCTTGTTGAAGACAACCATATTGCTTAGGCCGAATAATGGACATTTCGACGCCCCAACTTGGACGTAATTTTTCGAAGCTTGGCTATGCTTACAGATCTACAACGCATCACGATGGAAACGAGTCTCCAACGATTTGAGCGCGCCGCTGTCGAGCTGCCCGTATTGGATTGTTGGCTAATTTTCGGTGACAAGGAAAATTCGGATCTGGTCGAGAACGCGTGCCAGCATACTGACCGGTATGAATACGACCGGTCCTCGATCATCGGCGATTTCTCAATCAGCGCAGGTTTCACGACGACCGGGCAATGGAATCGCGATGGCTTTAGAACTCTGATCGGCGTGGTGCGGAGTGCCGGCGATGCGGTGAGGGCTGTTGGGTGGGGCGATGAAAAGTGGCCGCTTCAGCGCCGCTGGGGCGACGGGTTCTACGACTGGCTGACGTTCTTGGCGGATCGGCAGTTCCAAGATGGGCAGTTAAATCTATGGATTCCGATTCGTGGGCCGCAGAAAAACGTTGTCATGAACTGGGATTTGATGCGACTTGGAACCTACCCATCAGACCAATTGGAAGAGTACGGCGTTGATGCAGATCGATTCAAATCGTGGATTGGGAATCCTCCTAACTTTTTGGAATTCAATCTTTGCGACGTTGTGACATTGTCAATCGCTGTATGCAGCATGTTGCTGAACGAGGTAACCGCTCGACCAACCCGGATGACCACCGAGCCAACAGGTGATGCCCAGTCGACCCCGAACGAAGACGAAACAGACGCTACCCGAACTGTCGTTGATCCAGAGCCATTCGAGAGTGGTCGGATAGTGTTCTTTGAGGATCGAGTGGAACTGTGCGGCGTCGATATTTGTAGCGGCCGTCGTTCTACAAGGAAACGACAGGTCCTTGATCTGCTGAAACTGCAAACCGGGCATCAATTCATCGCTTACAGCGGTAGTAAGCTTGCGGCGGAGATGAGTCTCGATTCATCAAACAGCGCTGCTGCGGTAATCCGAGACCTGCGGAAAAATATAAAAGAATTGCTGTTCAAACAGGCAAACCTTGTATGCGAAACCAACGACGTAATTTTAAGCGGCGGGCCGGGGTATCGTTTTTCAATGAAACTAAGTGTCCACGACGGTGATGAGGAGACCGGTTACGGACATGACAGTCGAACGACTGACGACAGTGTCGGAAGTGTCGGTGAATCGCTTGTCGTTAGTGTCGGTGATGTCGGAAATTCGGATGTCGGAAATGTCGGTGGTCAATCCGAGGGCACAACTGCTAGGCGCCGACGGCAGATTCTCGCTTTATTTGTCAACGGGCGCGAGGTTACGTCGGCAGACGTAGCACAGCATTTCAAATGCTCGACGAGGACCGCTGAGAGGGATTTGAGAGCAATGACGCATGCGGGCAAGGTTGAACCCGCGGGATCGACTCGAACCGGACGTTATCGATTGAATCCGGCAATACGAAACGACGAGTAATCACGCTCCTATCTTCAGAACTTTCGTGGCCACAACCATTTCAGCATTCGAAAACAGAACAGAATCGACACATGCCGCAATTAAAGGTTCAAACGAACGCCAGTCGTCCCGACTGAGTAAAGCCCTTGCCCGTCAAGATGTTACAGCATCTGGCGGGCATTCTTTTTCCTGTGAATTAGGGGTAGTGGCACCTAATTCACCCTTCGCCTCCTTGTGCGAACGCTTGTGGTCGCTCCACAGCTCGCTAGCGACATCATCCACATCCTGGGCGACGTAGTAATCCATCGTCGTCTTGATGTCGGCAGGCCGCATCAGCAATTGCAGCGTCGCTCGCGGTCCAAAAACAATGATGAACGGAAGTTGAACGACGAAATGGGCTTCCACTTAAAATTGCTTGGCAGAAATGTCGGCGGAAATCATGGTTTCCTGCCACACTTGCTACTGCAAATTTGGAGTTTGTCACGGTAAGTGCGCATGGCGAGCGCAGCTGCGAAGACGTGGGCGATGATGAAATCACGTGGCGCGTTCGTACCACTGAATCAGCCCGCCGAGTCGTTCGTGGCGAACGACCTGATCGAGTACAGTCGTTTTGTTCTCGGGTGGTAGATCGAAAAAAGACAGAACTACGATCGAAACCTCTACGAATCGATAGCTTTGAACACATCGTCGAACTGTGCTGTGAATTTCAAATCGCGGCCTCAGATGAGGCAGGCCGGATTGTTGTCGCGATCAGCAGCAACAGCAGGTGAAATAGCAGGGACTTCCTGTGCCTGTCTGTGTTTTCGATAACGTGCTGTCGTTTTTGTGGGATAGCATTGTTTTTGCACCCCTCTGGAATGGTGATCGCAACGATTGGGCGCCGAAACTCGCGCAGTGTTAACCGCCGACAACGTCTCTTTACAAAAAGAGCAATTGGTTTGTTGAGGGTTTTGAATCGGGGTGACTCTTGTTTCAAGACGACTATTTACCCGGCGTCGATCAGGAGAACACTTCTTGCACGACCCCGCCCCCAGTGACGCCCAGTGGGGTTTCTTTCAGGCCGTGGTGATCGAAAATCAACCGGTCGGAATCCAGCCCGGTTGCCGATAAGATGGTTGCGTGCAAATCGGTCGGTTTGACTGGACGTTGCGTCACGACGTAGCCGATCGGATCGGTTTCGCCAATGATTTTCCCTCCCGTCACGCCGCCGCCGGCAAGCCAAACAGAATAGGCGGCTGGCGAATGATCGCGACCTTTGCCCCGCCCTTCCATGGTCGGTGTGCGGCCAAATTCGCCGCCCCACACCACGAGTGTGGAGTCGAGCAAACCCCGGCGTTTGAGGTCTTGCAATAACCCGCCAATTGGCTGATCCGTTCGTTTGGCCATTCGCTTGTGATTTCCGGCGATGTTTCCATGCGCATCCCATCCGCCCACACGAATCTGCACAAAGCGAACTCCCCGTTCCACCATGCGTCGCGCTAGCAGACAGCCACGACCGACGGTGCTTGTGGCGTCGTCCCCTAGCCCGTACAACTGCATCGTCTCCATTGTTTCGGAATCGATGTCAAACAACTCCGGGGCGGAGGTTTGCATCAGAAACGCCGTTTCGTAACTTCGAATGCGGGCCTCTAATTCGCTGTGCTGGCCGATAGAATCCATAAACCGGCGGTTCAACTTGCGGATCACTGATAATTCTTGTCGTCGCCGTTCGTTCCCGACCCCTTCGGGCATTTCGATATTTTGGATTCCCTGGTTCGGATCGACGACGGTGGCTTGAAAGCGTGCTGGAAGAAATCCACTTGACCACCCGGCCGCTTGCGGATGTTGCATGCCGTCGGTGTGTAGATTCATCGTGATGTATGCGGGCAATTGCCGGTTGGCGGTTCCCAGGCCGTACAATGACCAGGCGCCCAAACTTGGCCTGTGCCCCGTTGCGTCCCCGGTCAGTGCAACGCACTCGCCTGGACCGTGAATCGGATTGCGATGGGTCATGGAGCGAATCACGCACAAGTCATCCGCGTGCTTGGCGATGTTTGGGAACAATTCCGAAATCGGCAGTCCGCTTTGTCCATGACGATGAAATGCCCAGGGAGAGGCCATCAAGTTTTTCAAACCGGCGCGTTTGATTTTCGGAACGGTCTTAGCGATCGACTCTGGCACATCCTTGCCTGCCAGTGCGGCCAGTTCTGGTTTGGGGTCGAAGGTATCGACTTGGCTAGGTCCCCCCGACATGAATAATGAAATCACGCTGCGCGCTCGCGGCGGGCGATGCGGTGCCTGTACCGGCATCGTGGGAGGAGTTTCGTCGGCCATCAATGCACGTAATGCCAAGGTCATGGCTGAGCAGCCGGTGGCCGTTAACACATTTCGACGTGTAATCATTGGGTTACTCATGGGATATAAAGAAACTCGCTGCAGTTTAATATCGCTAGACACGCGCTGTGCAAATCGGCCTGCTCAGCCAGAGCCTTGAGGTCCGTTAATTCCACAGCAGTTGGTTTTCGCCCCAATGCCAGATGAAAGGCATTTTCCACTGATTTCGCCCGCTGGGCAAATGCAGTCGCGTTTTCTTGGACGAAGTGACTATTGAGCAACCACAAGGGTTGCAACGCGGAAGTGGAGACGCGGCGATGAGAGCAAACGGTAATTCCATCGGCCCCGTCGAAAAGTATCTGTTGGACCGGCAGAGCGCCACGTTTTTGATGTCTATACAGACTGCGTCGCTTGGATTGTCCGGTATCGCTGGGACCACCCGTTTCAGCGTCCAGACAGCCCGATACGGCCAGGATGGAATCGCGAATCGCTTCCGCTTCTAACCGCCGAGGCAGCCACCGCCACAGCATGTTGTTGTCAGGATCGGTTTCAGAATTATGTGGTTGGAACTGTGAGGATTGACGATACGTTGCCGAATCGACGATCAACCGGTGAATGTGTTTGGTGCTCCAGCCGCTATCAATTAATTCGCTTGCCAAGAAGTCCAGCAATTCCGGATGGGTCGGTTTGCTTCCTTGTGTCCCGAAATCTGAGCTCGTTTCGACCAATCCACGACCGAAATGCCATTGCCAGAGACGATTCACCCAGACCCTGGCGGTTAATGGATTCGCGGGGTCGGTCATCCACGCTGCCAACTGTGATCTGGGTTTCTCTGATTGGTCGGGCATGGGACCGAACAACGCCGGCCAGCCGGGTTGCACAATCGGGCCGCGTGACTGCACGTCCCCCCGTAACAAAATGGCCGTCTCTATAACCGGCGAATCTCCGTCGATACGTGGGAGCGGCCAGCGCATGTTGAGTGGTGCGACCAGTGGGGGGCGCTCCGAGGTGGAGGGCGCATAGTACCCCCATGTTTGGGGAAATTCGGAAAGGGTCTTCCGCAATTCCTGAAAACGGGCCTTTTCGCTCTTGCGCATTCCATTGATGACACTTGTGGGCGTGACATAGATCGGCTCAGGATGTCCCTGTTTGCGTCGAACATTCACGATGCGGTCGTGGACACTATCGAAAATTTGCCAATACTCGTCGATCAACGCGCGGACCGTTTCATCTTCAGCGATGATGACGTTTTCAGGTTGACCTTGTGCAAAAAACGCTTGGAAACGGTAGTAATCCCGAATTGAAACTGGATCGAACTTGTGACTGTGACATTGTGCGCATTCCATAGTTAGTCCCAGGAACACTTGCGCTGTCGTATTGGCTACGTCGACTAAAATGTCGTTGCGTTGAATCGACTTGTCCAATTCATTGCCGCTGTAGCGTGCCGCCGCCAAAAAGCCGGTGGCGATCACACTTTCGTCGGACGTCGGTTCCAATTCGTCACCGGCAATCTGTTCGAGTACAAAGCGGTCAAAGGGTTTGTCATCATTAAACGCGTCGACGACCCAATCGCGATATCGCCAAGCATGTGGCCGATTGCGGTTGTGTTGATGCCCATTGCTTTCTGCCCAGCGCACGATGTCCAACCAATGTCGCCCCCAACGGGCTCCGTATGCGGGACTGGCGAGGTAATAATCCACCGTTTGTTTGTTGCCAGACGGTGGTAGACCCGTTAGGTCGAGCGAAAGTCGACGCTTCAATGTTTGCGCGTCCGCCTCCGGCGCCGGTGTCAGCCCCAATTCTTCATGCCGATGGGCGATAAAGGCGTCGACTGGCGTCCGGACCCATTGCTGGTTCTTAACATCCGGCACGTTGGGCCGGTGGATCTTTTGAAACGCCCAATGATCGGTCACTGGGGGCGGCGTGGGCAGCAGCTTTTCATTCCAATCCAAACCCTCGTCAATCCATGCCTTCAGAATCGCTTTTTCATCGGCATCGAGCGGTTCGTCCTCCGGCGGCATCTCGCCATGTTCCACGACTTCAAACAGACGACTCTTCGCAGCGTTGCCGACTACAGTTTGGTTCAACACTTCATCAACCAGATCGAGACGCACACCCGATTCCGGCTCGTCACCAGAGTGACAGTCGAAACAGCGGGATTTGAGCAATGGCAGTACGTGGGTATCAAAATTGACAGTCCGTTGAACAACCGCTGGTGGTGTCGGGACCGATTTCTTTTTCGGCGGAAGGTTGAGAATCGATTCCCATGTTGCAGCGAGATCGACGTCCCACACTTCGATCTGATCGCCCGCTTCTGTTTTTGCGCCGGTCGAGAAACCAATCCAATTCACAGTCGTGATTGACTTCTGGCTGTTTGTTGATGCACTGGGTTTGAATTCTTCGTCGCCATTAGGATCCACCCAGAGATCAAAGCGGTCAAATGGTTCATCGTCCCCGGACACCGATTTCCAAAGCCGCCCGACAATCAGAAATTCGCGATTGCCTTCTAGCGCAGGCCCAAATTTTTCCCGCCCCGACGAATACCGGACCATGAACCGGTTCTCGCCTTTTGAGACATGAAGCCCCAAGTTCGGCACGTCACCACTATGTGTCGTCGTGTCACTCCCTTCCGCACTGTCCAACCACAACACGAAGAATTCGCCGTTGTCCTGCTCCGGAGTGTCGATGGAATCAGCGTCATAACGAATACGAAATCGAACGAATAGTTCATCGCCCGCAAACGGGGCGCTTAATTTCCGCCGCAGCGGATTGTTCCTGCTTCCCGTGCCGCTAATTTCGTATCGAGCGACGGCAAAGCCATCACGCTTCCAGTGGGAGCCGTCCAGTAAATCATCGGCGGCGCATAAGGGGCGCTGAAATAAAATGAATAACGTGATTACGATGAGCAACCGGAGTGTACTAAGCATATGCGATGTTCCATTGAGTGCGGCGATCAACGGTTTCTGGGGCAATCTTCTACTCTAACCGTGATATTGAGATATTGCACGCTCTGAATGTGGATGGAGAGTCAGTATGGATTCGAAAACAAATCTGCTTTCGGGTAATCCTGATCACTTTTCCCACTGAGGAAAACGGTCACGACAAGTTCTTTGCGTTTGAAAATAAAGGGAAACACGCAACCGCTGGTATTGCCGGTGATTGAGAACAGCACAATTTCCATGGCCTCATTCGTGCCATTGATTACGAACTTGGCCAATCATCAGATCCGTCCCGGATTAATTGGTCAAACCGAATGGCCAACGCTATTGGCTTGGTAGGATGGTGCATCGGCTCCCACCGCGACCCTATGATCGCGATTGTGGCCCTCGACTCGTCGGGCGTAGTCGGCCGTCAGCGATCGGCCGCCTTATTGGGCGAGTCTGTGAACGCATCAGCTATTTGCCCGGAGGCTCTGCACCCCACGAATCGATGCGGCGTAGATTCTTTGAGTTCAGTTCCGAGTAACAGTCCGGAAGATCGACTTGTGCCAGTACGTTGGGCAGCAATGCCGACAGCGGCCAGTTGTAATGTTCA
Coding sequences within it:
- a CDS encoding class I adenylate-forming enzyme family protein yields the protein MPLSGSPLDKPFQLFDLLRRGLESNADGVAIASLDKQDTWRDLSRASDRLAANLLGLGLQAGDRVASLMPNCDALLVHYIACVKAGLVATPLNYRYQAPEIDHALEVSEASILLAHAERDADIAKTKLAAKLPLGVIGYGASDGRSRTYEAFIKQDPPAIELRAPDPAAPAIIFFTSGSTGPAKGVTHSFETFGWLVASIIESFELTQNDIVLPGSSLSHIAGLSLSLAAVAAGARISIARTFDGDELLSVLRKDGPTVLMMLPAALFSLARDNGATREDFTSLRLCVSGGDKVSAELEREFTELAGFRIDEGYGMSEIGWATLNPPSGLNKLGSIGTLNPGYAASIRNENGKELAAGEDGRLWIKSPSDMVRYWNQPEATEVTFQDGWLDTGDQMRIDDDGYLWFRGRKKQIIVHDGSNIAPQEVEEALLEHPAVETVGVVGVYNLVHGENVRAYITLRDDAARPTSQALIRFARERVGYKAPEEIVVLREMPVNPAGKVDRVTLKRMAEEQHADTALR
- a CDS encoding DeoR family transcriptional regulator, with amino-acid sequence MNWDLMRLGTYPSDQLEEYGVDADRFKSWIGNPPNFLEFNLCDVVTLSIAVCSMLLNEVTARPTRMTTEPTGDAQSTPNEDETDATRTVVDPEPFESGRIVFFEDRVELCGVDICSGRRSTRKRQVLDLLKLQTGHQFIAYSGSKLAAEMSLDSSNSAAAVIRDLRKNIKELLFKQANLVCETNDVILSGGPGYRFSMKLSVHDGDEETGYGHDSRTTDDSVGSVGESLVVSVGDVGNSDVGNVGGQSEGTTARRRRQILALFVNGREVTSADVAQHFKCSTRTAERDLRAMTHAGKVEPAGSTRTGRYRLNPAIRNDE
- a CDS encoding DUF1501 domain-containing protein yields the protein MITRRNVLTATGCSAMTLALRALMADETPPTMPVQAPHRPPRARSVISLFMSGGPSQVDTFDPKPELAALAGKDVPESIAKTVPKIKRAGLKNLMASPWAFHRHGQSGLPISELFPNIAKHADDLCVIRSMTHRNPIHGPGECVALTGDATGHRPSLGAWSLYGLGTANRQLPAYITMNLHTDGMQHPQAAGWSSGFLPARFQATVVDPNQGIQNIEMPEGVGNERRRQELSVIRKLNRRFMDSIGQHSELEARIRSYETAFLMQTSAPELFDIDSETMETMQLYGLGDDATSTVGRGCLLARRMVERGVRFVQIRVGGWDAHGNIAGNHKRMAKRTDQPIGGLLQDLKRRGLLDSTLVVWGGEFGRTPTMEGRGKGRDHSPAAYSVWLAGGGVTGGKIIGETDPIGYVVTQRPVKPTDLHATILSATGLDSDRLIFDHHGLKETPLGVTGGGVVQEVFS
- a CDS encoding PSD1 and planctomycete cytochrome C domain-containing protein, which encodes MLSTLRLLIVITLFILFQRPLCAADDLLDGSHWKRDGFAVARYEISGTGSRNNPLRRKLSAPFAGDELFVRFRIRYDADSIDTPEQDNGEFFVLWLDSAEGSDTTTHSGDVPNLGLHVSKGENRFMVRYSSGREKFGPALEGNREFLIVGRLWKSVSGDDEPFDRFDLWVDPNGDEEFKPSASTNSQKSITTVNWIGFSTGAKTEAGDQIEVWDVDLAATWESILNLPPKKKSVPTPPAVVQRTVNFDTHVLPLLKSRCFDCHSGDEPESGVRLDLVDEVLNQTVVGNAAKSRLFEVVEHGEMPPEDEPLDADEKAILKAWIDEGLDWNEKLLPTPPPVTDHWAFQKIHRPNVPDVKNQQWVRTPVDAFIAHRHEELGLTPAPEADAQTLKRRLSLDLTGLPPSGNKQTVDYYLASPAYGARWGRHWLDIVRWAESNGHQHNRNRPHAWRYRDWVVDAFNDDKPFDRFVLEQIAGDELEPTSDESVIATGFLAAARYSGNELDKSIQRNDILVDVANTTAQVFLGLTMECAQCHSHKFDPVSIRDYYRFQAFFAQGQPENVIIAEDETVRALIDEYWQIFDSVHDRIVNVRRKQGHPEPIYVTPTSVINGMRKSEKARFQELRKTLSEFPQTWGYYAPSTSERPPLVAPLNMRWPLPRIDGDSPVIETAILLRGDVQSRGPIVQPGWPALFGPMPDQSEKPRSQLAAWMTDPANPLTARVWVNRLWQWHFGRGLVETSSDFGTQGSKPTHPELLDFLASELIDSGWSTKHIHRLIVDSATYRQSSQFQPHNSETDPDNNMLWRWLPRRLEAEAIRDSILAVSGCLDAETGGPSDTGQSKRRSLYRHQKRGALPVQQILFDGADGITVCSHRRVSTSALQPLWLLNSHFVQENATAFAQRAKSVENAFHLALGRKPTAVELTDLKALAEQADLHSACLAILNCSEFLYIP